A stretch of DNA from Acyrthosiphon pisum isolate AL4f unplaced genomic scaffold, pea_aphid_22Mar2018_4r6ur Scaffold_21606;HRSCAF=24394, whole genome shotgun sequence:
AAAAATCAgggaatataatattcacaaaataaaatatatagataagttaagattttaaataataataatattatataatatatattatttgtttatatgcctactaaatttaatgatttaataatttcatcagAGACTGATTCATTTTCATTGATAGACACAATTGTTGTACCTACTGCTGTACGGGACGGAATGAGCCTTCTTTAGGCCACGAAGCCCGGTCACAAAATTACTTCGATTCTCATACCCGCTGTTTATGAGTTGATTCCCGAGATTTACTTTATGTATTAGTTGATTCCCCCATTGTTGTATATCACTTTATCAgtaatatgataaatgtatatgagtatatgacaatATGTTGAACGAACACTTCAGCCTAGTAGCGTTACCTAGGAGACATCACGAGGAGGTTGGCTGAGAATTCTCTCAataattttcttctttttaggttttttcttaatattttgaaaattatcatgAATGccatacaaatttttattttgaataattctgGTATTCATTGCCATAGTTTGTAAAAAAGTAagtaacagtataaaaaaatgtacgtaatttttgtgattaaaaataataatattgcatttcttcaacttttcattaaaaacgctatgcaataatattgtattttaggaTTTTCTTTCAACTCCgcaatttgtattaattcaaCTTTGTAGGTAGGAGGACTTGGTCAATCATCACAGGCTTTAGACACTGTTGAATGTTATGATCCCAGTCTTGATACATGAACACCAGCCTCAAAAATGTGTGTACATCGCAGAGGTGCTGGTGTAGGAGTTTTAGACGGTGTACTGTATGCTGTAGGTGGTCATGATGGATTTAACTACCTGAGTAGTGTTGAAACGTACACACCAAATACAGGCGTTTGGACTTCTATTGGAGAGATGAGTTTACCTCGACGACATGCAGGTAACTTCTCATAGAATAATTCTAAgttattttatgacattttttttttaaaaatattattctgaatttaagttcaattttcaatataggAGTAGTTGCATTAGACGGTTTATTGTACGTCGTCGGTGGAGATGACGAAACTTCTAATTTGGATGCTGTAGAATGTTATAACCCAAAAACTAATACCTGGACCATGGTCACTGCATCAATGAATGATAAACGGAATTCAGTAGGAGTAGTAGTCATTAATAGGccacaacattttaaaacttgttagcattcatgattttttttttgatacaataaataaatgttttcttcttttatattataatatcttggtaaattttccatttattttataattattattgaatgttaCATCAAAAGGTTTTCGTATTATATTGGTCTTTATAACAAAAATCTTAAGATGATGATTTGTACTtacgtagttaaaaatgtatagtatgttaattttctatttaaattatcCATTGCTaagtattgaacatttaaatttaggtTTAGCATATTAAGTAGTTAATACtgtaagaaaaattatagatttatatacctaaacacATTTGTCTTTAGAGatatttttagttcaaattttggaTGAAAtcagataggtatttaaatggagaataattttagttaatttgaatttaatttaagaataatatttgaggatatttggaatttttaaagcatattataatttatttacaatgaaatttccaaatgcaatgttttcgtcAATATTTAATCCAACCAACAGTATAgttatagtacaataaattaccataatataataataatttcaaatgacATCTCTTCTAATTTGTGaattatttagtagataatttttttgaatttgttaatattgGTACCAACTAATTAAAAACACCAAAAATTACTAGttcttaaaatgattatacaaacatttaaaatagatgCAACATTGAATCTAGTCAGTGGCGTATAAAGAGGAGGGTTAGAAGTtaacttttagaaaattggaacaagatggtactttagaaaggtcatttttcgattttctcaataattatttaatgccagaGGAAAagccaccgacaaattacgaaaaaccactaaaaatgggattttaatttctaacgctttgtttatcactataaaaacgaataaaaaataataatacctattataatataaattaaacttacagaatataagaaataataaaaaatatccagactgacaaaccatctccgctgagaatcgtttttcttatacaatgatattatatcattgaattcaagtttaacacaatcctttatacattgacccacttgtaagttgtaacctactgtacagcagagcaacatccactcacccactttattttttttttaatggtacaTCGGGGAGTTGTATAAACGACACACACGTATTAGGAGCACAGGTTTCGAATAAAGATGAACAAACtgaacaataatacataattggaCCAAGAACACACATCACAGCAACACGGTCTTAACCTCACAGAACACCCCGCagtgtacttaaaaataataaaaaaaatccgtaAATGACTCTTTTTCAGAGCAAACTTTTAAATCACTTGGAAAAACAAGAATCAACAGACGTAGTGGAgcttttttaaagttaatttaaatggtgcgtacttaatttttttcaaaaaaatcttgtctacaaaataataataattttttattaactctCTATATTTTCATCCGAGTATTGAAATTTGTTCTATTCGTCTTCTCCAATATCATACCAAAATAAAGATTGTCTGCTTcacaaaattctatattttcttTTCTAATACTTACAATCGAGGCcagtctttaaaaaaatttgatttatggaatatagaattaaatggtacaattttcatttcacatttattgcATTTTGGAGAATTCATTATTGCTTAACGTTCATTTTTAGTATTTCCCGATACAAAACAATAGTATACAGTGAGGCCTGCATAATGAAGTGTTGATACATTctactattttagttatacaATCTGAGAAAAAACCGAtaagatacattatacaaactgtgtaaatttattttatatgccaatactatatactgtataatatacatatcgatacgataacataaattataatatataccattacctattacctatgtgaTATTTATGTACGTATatcgtttaattaattatgttatattatatccatatattGGTACGCAAggtaaattcaaatgtatttttaaagtgtaggtatacttagtacttactaccTAGTGGTAGTTAGATGTCAGTAGAAGTagtttaagaaatttaatatttaattaaacacggaatttacatcaatatttagccagaatatgtataacaatattagtagTGTCAAAcagtgattataaaatatggaaatgctcaaaatataaatatgcagGGACAAATTGGTCTTAAACAACAAaaagtcataattatatttaaataataaaacacacctaggttaatataggtacctatataatattttatgttatcgtATCGGTacttatacaatgtatatacgtataggcACTAGGCGGTGTTGGGaaaagataaccaaaaaatcatctggataagataacagataattcattcaacatttatctagataaaaaaatagatacctaatttgtttttaaattatattataaaaaatgtaatatattagaaattactaatttaatatttattaattaataaatccctaatgttatttttcaactaaaattatatacaattttaatttttaatacaaattgaataaaaataaaataacaaaataaaactgacaatatttcagtaaatatttctttttttaactttaataatattggtatttggaatcactactcgattctcgtaaattattggctatttaaaaatttgaaatccaTAAAATTCTGGACAGGACAAAACTGGACCGTAATACTTTGGACTGGATAAAATTAGTGTTCGGTGCGTATGCTAGAGTTTGGACTTTACCCTAACGTTATCGTCGCGTATAATGTTCGCCGCGCGACCGTTCCGATATCTCCGGAGAGGAAGCGTTATCGGTATGCCGCCGGCGGTCTCTCCCCGCCGCATCCGTGCCCGTCGCAGTGTCAGTCAGTCGCGAAGTCGCCGTTGTGTCCAATATACGTGCGAACCGGTGCGCCGTCGCCGTCAATATCCGTTCGTGATTCCATGCCCGTCCGAGCCGTTTGCTCACC
This window harbors:
- the LOC100574786 gene encoding kelch-like protein 2 isoform X3, producing MCVHRRGAGVGVLDGVLYAVGGHDGFNYLSSVETYTPNTGVWTSIGEMSLPRRHAGVVALDGLLYVVGGDDETSNLDAVECYNPKTNTWTMVTASMNDKRNSVGVVVINRPQHFKTC